AACAGAGCCGCTGGAAAAGGCTACGAAAACGAAGCGTTTTacgaaaatatcaaatttcagtttttgggGGTTGAAAATATACACGTCATGAGGAACAGTTTAACCAAAGTTATTGAAAGTAGGTCTTGCcgttaaatttaattgtaattatgaCTTCGGTGCAAGTATGTTCATAAGGAACATacggaattttttttacttgcaCCGAGATTTTCCAACAGCCTTGCTTGTATTTGCAGCTTGCGAGCAGAAAAACCCCACAATGAACAGCTTTTTGAGCGGTCTAGAGTCAAGCGGTTGGTTGCGCCACATCAAGTCCATTTTGGACACCTCCTGGTTCATTGCACAAGCCGTTGACGATGGCATAAACGTCGTAGTCCACTGTTCGGACGGCTGGGACCGCACAGCACAAGTTTGCTTCCTAGCGTCCTTGTTACTGGAGCCGTACTACCGTACAATCACCGGATTTCAAGTAAATCAAACAACGTTCTTtaacgtaatttaaaaaaacaatcataGGTTTTAATCGAGAAAGATTGGCTGGCCTTCGGCCACAAATTCTCCGAGCGCTGCGGCCACATCCAAGGCGACTCGAAGGAAATTTCGCCGGTTTTCACCCAACTGTTGGACTGCACGTGGCAGTTGATGCAACAGTTTCCATCAGCGTTCGAATTCAACGAAAAGTTTTTACTGACTTTGCACGACCATGTCCACTCTTGCCAGTACGGCACGTTTATCGGTAACAGTGAGAAGGAAAAAAACGAGTTGAGATTAGCCGAACGGACGTACTCGCTATGGGGGTACATGGCCAGTTGTGTGAACGAGTTCGATAATCCGTTGTACGAAGCTCGGGACTTCCCCGGTGTGCTAGTCCCGGTTTTAATACCACAAAACATAACGTAAGACAATTGATTTCTATTTGCAGGTTTTATGACACAATAAATCGTAGGTTTTGGAGAGGGATGTATTGTCGGTTCGAGTCGGGGGTTCACCCGCGTGAGCCCCAAACCGACTTGCTATTGGCCACAGTCAACCACACGCATTCGCTAGACGATCATATTAAGTTTCTGACGAAACGCATTTCGTCAATGAAGAGTTTTATAGCCAAAGCTGTGGAGAATAAATTCAATCGAGTGAATGAGAGTCGGAGTCGGGGAACCCCAACTGACAATCGCTACTATTACGAGAAGACACGCGAGGCTGCAGACCATGACCATCCCTTGAAAGAGGCCGAAAGTAGGGACGAAACGCCCTCTATCACCACACAAAACCTGACAAAAGACCTAGAATCAGTGGCTCTTGACTGGAAATCGCTGCGCAACACACACGAGTGCATTTGCTCGTCTTATTTCGACCAAATGAGCAAAAAGACGCACTGTCGCCGGTGCGGCAACATTTTCTGCACGCGCTGTATAACGAAAAAAACTATACTTCCGGGGCATTTGGAGCAGAGCAATGTTGCAGTCTGCAAGCCTTGTTACGAAATTCTAGTCAATTCGACTGAAACAGAGTGAAGTTGGTTGTGaactatatttatttttttattttgcaaatataGCACGCACTGGGTGTAAAGATTGTTAGTTTAATACCAttatgaataaatttattatttaccggAATTGTTGTTTTGCACACACAACCAGTACGTTTTATTCGTCACAAATTTGTTCTCCGATTTGCACGGAATGTGCCAGAAGGGTCCGTTCTTTTGGGCTAAATGCGTATAGTTTGGCGGTTTCtgcaataaaaaaacgagCGAAAATGCTTAAAATTCTCGGGTGTTTAGGTATGCCACTCGCAtgcgctcgttgcataacgacagccctcgtTACCTTAAAAGTACAATCCCCGCCCTCTTTGGCGAAAACCAGCTGGTATTGCCTTTGACTCAACCAGCggtcgaataaaattttcaatcggACGTCCTTTAGCAGGAACTTGTGGCCTCTCATCAGATCTTTGGTCACAATTATGGTGTCTTTGCCCGAATGTAAAGCACAGTAGAGGAGGTACGGATCGTCTTGAGACAGATTTTCCGTGAGGAAAATCGTCGCGTTTTCCTTGACGTAGTCCCAGTTGTTGCGCGGCCACCTGTTCATGTGACTGCGCCCCAGAAGGAGCACCTCCTTGCCTTGATCCACAAAATGGGCCACTACTGACTGgacctaaataatttttaagttacaaGTACGCTAAAAAGGGGGAATTACCAGCCCGGACGTGACTTGTGCTGGTTGTTTCAACCCTGCCGAATAAGCGACGTTCAAGCCGTCGATTACGACGTCAAATTTCGGCATTTTCGAGAcaaagtttttgaattttgataaTTCTTGTGCCGTGGTTCGGGCATAGACGTCTTTGCCGATGATTACGTTATCGATGATTTTTTGCTTGATTTCGTCGAATTCGGACTGGGTCAAGTGGAACTGGGCGAGTTTAGAGTTGCAGCTTTTACACACGCCTTTGTAATTTATGGCAGACGAACGCACGAGCATTTTGTGGGACTTTAGGGCCTCGGCGAATTCCTCGATTTGGTTTGACTCGATTTTTAGGCCTTTGTCGTGCATaaaattgaacattttttCGATTTGGGCGATTTTATCTGATTTTTTTCCGATTCTTTTGAAGTAAGTTGAATAGACGATTGAGTGAACCGTTTTTTCGCTTTCTTGAATCAGTTACGTGTTTTGGgggaaatgcaaaaaattaataccgACCTATCACCTCGTTGAGTAATTTCCACGCCAAGGCGTCTTCGTTGTGTAAAAAAGCAGCTCTGATTAAGGCACAAGAGGCGTGAGCGTTAATGGTACcagttacttttatttcaTCTAAAAGACCTAAGCACTGCTTCCACTGACTAGTTAAAGATAACGCTTGGACGATGCTATTTAAAGTACTTTGGTCTAAAACAGGATACTCTTTCCTTATCTTCTCATACCTTGTAAAAAGTTGGATGTTAATAATTATCATTTCCTTACGTTCACACtcacaataacaaaattttctctTCATCTTTAGGCGACAATTGTTCCTCAAGTCCTTTCGCATATAACAGTTTCAAATAATTCCCTAACGTTgctaaatttaattcaatattcTCCGATCTAAGGAACTCCAAGTAACTCAAAGctaagttatattttttgtttattgtacACACATTTACGGTAACTGCATCAATGTTTGCTGGAGTTATAGATTTAACAGAGTTCAGAATTTCATTCCTCAGGTCTTTCCATTCCTGAGGTGAACCAATTTTCGTATTCTCGATAGTTTTCCAAAGGAGGGTGTGCGGTGTTTGGCGCTCTTTCACCACTTCAGGACGTCTCTGAATAAACCTTTTTGCCACACACTGAGTTAGATAAAGCCTTCTAAACATCGTAAAAGACACATTTAagtgaaaaaaagatttttttgagtgTCAACTCTGGCAGCTTTAGTCAGGTTAGGTTGCATGTTTCTGACGTAAGATGTTGCGGCACATTGAGTATTTTCTCTACTAatccaacttaatttcaattaggccacttaaaaattacaatttaataaataaataacacggTATGTCAATTTTaacttcatttattaaaattgtgcaGTAACTATcacgtaataaaaattacatgaGCATTATTTGTGTGGTCTGTCGTAATTTTCGGTCCTCCTCCACCGTCAAATCTCCAACACGTCAATAAAATGACTTAAATGTCAAAATCCCAGGACTTTTCCCAAGTGCGGTCCGGttgtgtttttctaattaaattactttattaattaattaaccgTCGAATCCTTCTAGTCATGTAAAAAACACCCAATAATCGTATCCTTGTAGTTGTAGTTGTAGTTATTTAAAATGGTGTCTATCATAAAAAACCAACTGTTGAAACATCTTTCACGgtaaaaacgcaaataaattaataaaatctcTA
The sequence above is a segment of the Tribolium castaneum strain GA2 chromosome 9, icTriCast1.1, whole genome shotgun sequence genome. Coding sequences within it:
- the Mtmr6 gene encoding myotubularin-related protein 6; this translates as MELIKTPKVENVRMLDRFCKTPSLGTLYLTATHLIFVDPDAKKETWILHMHIANVEKLTLTTTGSPLLIRTKTFLSVTFVIPKERDCHDIYITLQQLSQPSNVEDLYCFTYTSPVEDIPKATGWDFFNLQKEYERMGVPNDQWCVTKLNTDYELCETYPKYLIVPASANITTLMGSSKFRSKGRLPVLSYLHHNKASISRCSQPLSGFSARCLEDEKMLNHVLRTNPNSNFMYVVDTRPKINAMANRAAGKGYENEAFYENIKFQFLGVENIHVMRNSLTKVIETCEQKNPTMNSFLSGLESSGWLRHIKSILDTSWFIAQAVDDGINVVVHCSDGWDRTAQVCFLASLLLEPYYRTITGFQVLIEKDWLAFGHKFSERCGHIQGDSKEISPVFTQLLDCTWQLMQQFPSAFEFNEKFLLTLHDHVHSCQYGTFIGNSEKEKNELRLAERTYSLWGYMASCVNEFDNPLYEARDFPGVLVPVLIPQNITFWRGMYCRFESGVHPREPQTDLLLATVNHTHSLDDHIKFLTKRISSMKSFIAKAVENKFNRVNESRSRGTPTDNRYYYEKTREAADHDHPLKEAESRDETPSITTQNLTKDLESVALDWKSLRNTHECICSSYFDQMSKKTHCRRCGNIFCTRCITKKTILPGHLEQSNVAVCKPCYEILVNSTETE
- the mldr gene encoding mitochondrial ribonuclease P catalytic subunit; its protein translation is MFRRLYLTQCVAKRFIQRRPEVVKERQTPHTLLWKTIENTKIGSPQEWKDLRNEILNSVKSITPANIDAVTVNVCTINKKYNLALSYLEFLRSENIELNLATLGNYLKLLYAKGLEEQLSPKDEEKILLLYEKIRKEYPVLDQSTLNSIVQALSLTSQWKQCLGLLDEIKVTGTINAHASCALIRAAFLHNEDALAWKLLNEVIESEKTVHSIVYSTYFKRIGKKSDKIAQIEKMFNFMHDKGLKIESNQIEEFAEALKSHKMLVRSSAINYKGVCKSCNSKLAQFHLTQSEFDEIKQKIIDNVIIGKDVYARTTAQELSKFKNFVSKMPKFDVVIDGLNVAYSAGLKQPAQVTSGLVQSVVAHFVDQGKEVLLLGRSHMNRWPRNNWDYVKENATIFLTENLSQDDPYLLYCALHSGKDTIIVTKDLMRGHKFLLKDVRLKILFDRWLSQRQYQLVFAKEGGDCTFKKPPNYTHLAQKNGPFWHIPCKSENKFVTNKTYWLCVQNNNSGK